A window of the Microscilla marina ATCC 23134 genome harbors these coding sequences:
- a CDS encoding poly(A) polymerase, which yields MKEKLATSWEIYNQIMWNPKLNAQAFTVGFADRMAKSGIREKPLLEWANESDIPWHRIRYYRCGELVVWDRGRRLDLFAEKRLPSEAWVAEINPVVATKVNTDFSLRAVYCCHQDQWQVYTGAVTNQTLAQLKVISYNVLCDEHDKEYVRSKERYVAIAQHLAHLEADIIALQEATPLLIEFLRQQAWAKDYFFSEPPNSPTLRPFGQVILSKYPFSLVEHLYSPQKRFLVAGWQINGEAFHVANVHLTSNHSDKAMGVRQQQLEVMTNYLKSLRGDVLLVGDFNMREGENVDILTEHQFEDVWPLQHPDDAGFSFHPDENPLAERFSRSGLPGRFDRMYLRSQSLQWLPQHIKLFAKAPIAQDYLRASDHYGVFAVYDFADMLPLPQAVPNEVLKQLQTVQPTYQSAIVLIPPNEIHAPIQKIRKQYDQKLERWMPHITLMYGFIPKELFEAALPLLETALQQLAPFEIVLQDFRYFEHRKSTTGWLRPIAQPTDALQRLQDILQPLFPQCNEQTIRASGFTPHLSIGQFASPEEAQKCLPAWNPLRFKVEKIALISRDKDTPFEVKYQVFLGKEQVKKPNKSLIDWVNDQAPLQTTQTQLKRQAALAQVQQVCSEVLNQSVHLQVFGSELLKIAQAHSDIDVLCPLPPSLALDPFFDQLQTALSQVAQGVHLVTDARVTTLKFNLQGVNFDLLAVHHPSFPVPLHQVKPEAFQQFDPLSWQNMVGYLEGQKILALGNKVGQTLFRDLVRTIRLWAARKQLTGNVFGFFGNISWAILAAWSCAHCQTKHTPTLEHLLQNFFDLLAQHSWVIPIGLQEGTSSYIVRKHRDWMPVVSAFYPYKNTTRNLTQSTAKVIQGEIQKARLLLQNTSINWLTFFAATDVQKEYTQLLILELSASNEQNLELAQGKLLGSLLGVILALEQQVKALVRPSTIIKKAENGLSFQLRLGLHLPADSSQKSLNEFVGKFDHEYNTKLKVYLEG from the coding sequence ATGAAAGAAAAACTTGCCACCAGCTGGGAAATTTACAATCAAATTATGTGGAACCCTAAACTCAACGCTCAGGCGTTTACAGTAGGGTTTGCTGACCGCATGGCAAAGTCAGGCATCAGAGAAAAACCTTTGCTGGAATGGGCCAATGAAAGTGATATTCCCTGGCACCGTATCAGGTACTACCGCTGTGGAGAACTAGTGGTGTGGGACAGGGGCAGGCGCTTAGACTTGTTTGCCGAAAAAAGATTACCTTCTGAGGCTTGGGTGGCAGAAATCAACCCAGTAGTGGCTACAAAAGTAAATACTGATTTTAGCCTGAGAGCAGTTTATTGTTGTCACCAAGACCAATGGCAAGTATACACTGGTGCTGTTACCAACCAAACCCTGGCCCAACTCAAAGTAATAAGTTACAATGTATTATGTGACGAGCACGACAAGGAGTATGTAAGAAGCAAAGAACGCTATGTGGCTATAGCACAACATTTAGCCCACTTAGAGGCAGACATTATTGCGCTTCAAGAGGCTACTCCCTTGCTCATTGAGTTTTTGAGGCAACAGGCATGGGCAAAAGATTATTTTTTCTCTGAACCACCCAACAGTCCCACCCTGCGCCCTTTTGGCCAAGTTATTTTATCAAAGTACCCGTTTTCGCTGGTAGAACACCTTTACTCTCCTCAGAAACGTTTTTTGGTAGCAGGTTGGCAGATCAACGGGGAAGCTTTTCATGTAGCCAATGTACACTTGACCAGTAATCACAGTGACAAAGCAATGGGCGTACGCCAACAACAACTAGAAGTGATGACAAACTACCTTAAATCGCTTAGAGGCGATGTGTTATTGGTGGGCGATTTTAATATGCGAGAAGGTGAAAATGTAGATATATTAACAGAACACCAGTTTGAAGATGTTTGGCCACTACAACACCCCGATGATGCCGGGTTTAGCTTTCACCCTGACGAAAACCCTTTAGCAGAAAGGTTTAGTCGTTCTGGCTTGCCAGGTCGTTTTGACCGCATGTATCTGCGTTCGCAAAGTCTACAGTGGCTGCCCCAACACATCAAACTATTTGCTAAAGCACCTATTGCTCAAGATTATTTGCGTGCTTCTGACCATTATGGAGTGTTTGCAGTGTATGACTTTGCCGATATGCTGCCTTTGCCCCAGGCTGTGCCCAATGAAGTGCTCAAGCAATTGCAAACAGTACAACCTACCTATCAAAGTGCCATTGTATTGATTCCTCCTAATGAGATACACGCTCCTATTCAAAAAATACGCAAACAATATGACCAAAAGCTAGAACGCTGGATGCCACATATTACATTGATGTATGGCTTTATTCCCAAAGAACTCTTCGAGGCGGCATTGCCTTTACTGGAAACGGCTTTACAACAACTGGCACCTTTTGAAATTGTATTACAAGACTTCAGGTATTTCGAGCACCGAAAAAGCACGACAGGGTGGTTACGTCCAATAGCACAACCTACTGACGCACTGCAACGCCTTCAGGATATTTTGCAACCGCTTTTTCCGCAATGTAACGAACAAACCATCCGTGCCTCTGGGTTTACCCCGCACCTCAGCATAGGGCAGTTTGCTTCGCCCGAAGAGGCCCAAAAATGCTTGCCTGCCTGGAATCCTCTGCGCTTTAAGGTAGAAAAAATAGCCCTGATCAGCCGAGACAAGGACACTCCTTTTGAGGTAAAATACCAGGTGTTTCTGGGAAAAGAACAGGTCAAAAAACCCAATAAAAGTCTGATTGACTGGGTAAACGACCAGGCACCGCTTCAAACAACCCAAACCCAACTTAAGCGCCAAGCTGCCCTTGCTCAAGTACAACAAGTATGCAGTGAGGTACTCAACCAATCAGTGCATTTGCAAGTATTTGGCTCAGAGTTGCTCAAAATAGCCCAAGCACACAGCGATATAGACGTGCTGTGTCCGCTACCTCCATCCTTAGCATTAGACCCGTTCTTTGATCAGTTACAGACAGCTTTGTCTCAAGTAGCGCAAGGTGTCCATTTGGTAACCGATGCCAGGGTAACTACCCTCAAATTTAACTTACAAGGGGTAAATTTTGATCTTTTGGCAGTACACCACCCTTCTTTTCCGGTGCCACTGCACCAAGTCAAGCCCGAAGCTTTTCAACAATTTGACCCATTAAGCTGGCAAAACATGGTAGGGTACCTGGAGGGCCAAAAAATATTGGCATTAGGCAATAAAGTTGGACAAACACTTTTTAGAGATTTAGTACGCACTATCAGGCTTTGGGCAGCCCGAAAACAATTGACAGGCAATGTTTTTGGTTTTTTTGGCAATATTTCGTGGGCAATACTTGCGGCGTGGAGCTGCGCGCATTGCCAGACCAAACATACCCCTACTCTGGAGCACTTGCTACAAAATTTTTTCGATTTGCTTGCCCAGCATTCGTGGGTGATTCCCATTGGGCTACAAGAGGGTACATCTAGCTACATAGTGCGTAAGCACCGCGACTGGATGCCTGTAGTCAGTGCTTTTTATCCTTATAAAAATACCACCCGCAACCTTACTCAGTCTACAGCAAAAGTGATTCAAGGGGAAATTCAAAAAGCACGCCTGCTGCTACAGAATACCTCTATAAACTGGTTAACGTTTTTTGCGGCAACTGATGTTCAGAAAGAGTATACGCAATTGCTGATACTGGAACTTAGCGCAAGCAATGAACAAAACCTTGAGCTGGCGCAAGGAAAACTTCTAGGGTCGTTGCTAGGGGTAATACTGGCTTTAGAACAACAAGTAAAAGCGTTGGTGCGCCCTTCTACAATTATAAAAAAAGCCGAGAATGGTTTGAGTTTTCAACTAAGGCTTGGTTTACACTTACCTGCTGATTCTTCTCAAAAGAGCCTCAATGAGTTTGTAGGAAAGTTTGACCATGAGTATAACACCAAGCTTAAGGTGTATTTAGAAGGGTAA
- a CDS encoding bifunctional helix-turn-helix transcriptional regulator/GNAT family N-acetyltransferase, giving the protein MRKNIFNDTRGLSLGSRFRKVGDALYQEAVSIIAEFEVDFKPKWFVVFYTIQLKETVSVTEIAHYVGISHPAVSQIIKELKKAGLVSSITDKADERKKAVTLSDKGREVAHRLNPMWDAVETVTNQMIMATGYDIVDVMDKFEKQLEQKSLYDRVIEYRKQQLLGEAQIIEYTPAHQKYFAQLNYEWLNKYFKVEPCDAVLLNDPQKNIIDKGGYICFAQLNGEIVGTCGLSKVKDGVYELIKMAVTDKAQGKQVGKKLGLHMLEVAKQQQASRVELQSNTRLKPAIHLYRTLGFREVPIDESSQNYERANIMMVYDINGSQQ; this is encoded by the coding sequence ATGAGAAAAAATATATTTAACGACACCCGCGGTTTGTCGTTAGGGAGTCGTTTTCGAAAAGTAGGCGATGCCCTTTATCAAGAGGCTGTCAGCATTATTGCAGAGTTTGAGGTAGACTTTAAGCCCAAGTGGTTTGTGGTTTTTTATACTATTCAGTTAAAAGAAACTGTCTCGGTTACCGAGATCGCCCATTATGTAGGCATTAGTCATCCGGCGGTAAGCCAAATTATCAAAGAGTTGAAAAAGGCGGGGTTGGTGAGCAGCATTACTGACAAAGCAGATGAACGAAAAAAAGCGGTTACCTTATCTGACAAAGGGCGGGAGGTGGCTCATAGGTTAAACCCCATGTGGGATGCAGTAGAAACAGTGACCAACCAAATGATTATGGCTACTGGATACGACATTGTAGACGTAATGGATAAGTTTGAAAAACAGTTGGAACAAAAAAGTTTGTACGACCGTGTCATAGAATACCGAAAGCAACAATTATTGGGTGAAGCTCAAATCATTGAGTATACCCCAGCTCACCAAAAATATTTTGCCCAACTCAACTATGAGTGGCTCAATAAGTATTTTAAAGTAGAACCCTGCGACGCTGTATTATTGAATGATCCTCAGAAAAACATCATTGACAAAGGTGGCTATATTTGCTTTGCCCAACTCAATGGCGAAATTGTAGGTACTTGTGGCTTGTCTAAAGTAAAAGACGGAGTATATGAACTGATAAAGATGGCAGTCACTGATAAGGCACAAGGCAAACAGGTAGGCAAAAAACTGGGCTTACACATGTTGGAAGTGGCAAAACAACAACAGGCAAGCAGGGTAGAGCTACAGTCAAACACCCGTTTGAAGCCCGCCATTCATTTGTACCGGACGCTAGGTTTCAGAGAGGTGCCCATAGATGAAAGTAGTCAGAATTATGAACGTGCCAATATAATGATGGTATATGATATCAATGGTTCACAGCAATGA
- a CDS encoding RNA polymerase sigma factor has product MKKDELFWQKLMQGDKKVVEEIFQLNVPVLFKYGRRFSDDDRLIDECILHIFLDIWKNRLNLRNEGEIKIFLMKKLRKKIEQKASSTQLKRA; this is encoded by the coding sequence ATGAAAAAAGATGAACTGTTTTGGCAAAAATTGATGCAAGGTGATAAGAAAGTCGTAGAAGAAATTTTTCAATTAAATGTTCCCGTGTTATTTAAATATGGGCGTAGGTTTTCTGATGACGACCGTTTGATTGATGAATGCATTTTACACATTTTTCTTGATATTTGGAAAAACCGTCTAAACCTTAGAAATGAAGGTGAAATAAAGATTTTTTTGATGAAAAAACTTCGCAAAAAAATAGAGCAAAAGGCATCAAGTACTCAACTTAAGAGGGCGTAA
- a CDS encoding sigma-70 RNA polymerase sigma factor region 4 domain-containing protein, which produces MSKISLLVKAWYATHDRTILKQIFEEIQESNTNFFGACFKTWTNKHAIDDANECIQKFCEALYAKLLKEDDLKPIENFEQYCSTVRRRIFWNFKKEKEKRRTATPISSNTTNDTMEHLPEAEAPPLENHIWEVYQDFIRDAPRSDLSYAIFKLRIEEKLNHQCIADQLNKKFALQGNQVLNADRVRKRYSKMLSKWRKYYDKTLD; this is translated from the coding sequence ATGAGCAAAATATCGTTACTTGTAAAAGCGTGGTATGCTACGCACGACCGTACCATTTTGAAACAAATTTTTGAGGAGATTCAGGAGAGTAACACCAATTTTTTTGGTGCTTGTTTCAAAACCTGGACAAATAAGCATGCTATAGATGATGCCAATGAGTGTATTCAAAAGTTTTGTGAGGCTTTGTATGCAAAACTCCTGAAAGAAGATGACCTCAAACCTATCGAAAACTTTGAACAATATTGCTCAACTGTCAGACGTAGAATTTTTTGGAACTTTAAAAAGGAAAAAGAAAAAAGAAGAACCGCCACACCAATTAGTTCTAATACAACCAATGATACAATGGAGCATCTGCCCGAAGCAGAAGCGCCCCCTTTAGAAAACCACATCTGGGAGGTGTACCAGGATTTTATTCGCGATGCTCCAAGAAGCGATTTATCTTATGCTATATTCAAGCTCAGGATCGAAGAAAAACTCAACCACCAATGCATTGCAGATCAACTCAACAAAAAATTTGCTCTACAGGGCAATCAGGTTTTAAATGCAGACCGGGTAAGGAAACGTTATTCTAAGATGTTGAGCAAGTGGCGTAAGTATTATGACAAAACCCTGGATTAA
- a CDS encoding pentapeptide repeat-containing protein, with product MPDIIIESEVYKNIDYVDTPLPVAEYDNCTFINCNFAKGDLSKTSFLECKFEHCNLSNVALKQTAFKEIEFVHCKMIGADFSNCNDFLLEMNFNSCQLNLTSFYLLSLKGTRFVHCSLREADFTEANFNEAVFEHCDLQSAVFDRTKLERADLSTSHNYAIDPDNNQVQKARFSLEGLPGLLHKHRIIVTDA from the coding sequence ATGCCTGATATTATCATTGAGAGTGAAGTTTACAAAAATATTGACTATGTAGATACCCCCTTGCCAGTAGCCGAGTACGACAATTGTACTTTTATCAATTGCAACTTTGCCAAGGGTGATTTATCCAAAACATCTTTTCTGGAGTGTAAGTTTGAGCATTGCAATTTGAGTAATGTAGCTCTTAAGCAAACTGCTTTCAAAGAAATAGAGTTTGTGCATTGCAAAATGATAGGAGCAGACTTTAGCAACTGCAATGATTTTTTGCTGGAAATGAACTTCAATTCCTGCCAATTAAACCTCACATCTTTTTATTTACTTTCGTTGAAAGGTACCCGGTTTGTACATTGCAGCCTGCGCGAAGCCGATTTTACCGAAGCTAATTTTAATGAAGCTGTATTTGAACATTGCGATTTACAGAGTGCTGTATTTGATCGTACCAAGCTCGAGCGTGCCGATTTGAGTACTTCCCACAACTATGCTATAGATCCAGACAATAACCAGGTTCAAAAAGCCAGATTTTCATTGGAAGGCTTGCCTGGTTTGTTGCACAAGCACCGCATTATAGTAACAGACGCATAA
- a CDS encoding GNAT family N-acetyltransferase, which produces MIIQQITPQSPLYEAERMLRNEVLLRPIGIPDHAWEMHDHRSWHFVAIDQAQVVGCVVLVPLDETQQKTQLIQMAVKDSHQGQGVGKKLVAALEHFALEKGIQLIECHARQEAVNFYLKLGYEIYGKPFEEVGILHRYMRKKMNTTVEQG; this is translated from the coding sequence ATGATTATACAACAAATTACCCCTCAAAGTCCACTGTATGAGGCAGAAAGAATGCTAAGGAATGAAGTTTTACTGCGTCCGATTGGCATACCCGACCACGCCTGGGAGATGCACGACCATCGCTCCTGGCACTTTGTGGCCATTGACCAAGCGCAAGTTGTAGGGTGTGTAGTATTGGTGCCACTAGACGAGACACAGCAAAAAACACAACTTATTCAAATGGCAGTAAAAGACTCCCATCAAGGACAAGGAGTAGGCAAAAAACTAGTGGCAGCACTGGAACATTTTGCCCTTGAAAAAGGTATCCAATTGATTGAGTGTCACGCTCGCCAAGAGGCAGTAAATTTTTATTTGAAATTAGGGTACGAAATTTACGGAAAACCGTTTGAAGAAGTAGGTATTTTGCATCGTTATATGAGAAAAAAGATGAATACCACTGTTGAGCAAGGGTAA
- a CDS encoding serine hydrolase domain-containing protein, whose protein sequence is MKNRLLRNSLGLLLALGVLALITTYGASSFTPTTLDNKIKAIDRWLAEQHKNGAFNGTVLIVQKGKTLLMKGYGYTDYHRNKKLTHQSSLRLASVSKQFTAAGIMRLHQKGLLEYDDPLSRYFKKFPYPKVTVRQLLTHTSGIPDVYMKLADEHNDMVGEVLSIQEVVQLLTAFPNKNKAYKPNARFQYSNTGYVLLAAVIEKVSGESFEAYMKKELFDPLKMKNTRVWNLFSAQKTFANKTTGFWYTKGKYHQHAPSFLDGVAGDGGVFSSVEDFVIWDKFWYGNSLISPQNLKEAFKPVKLDNGKISKYGFGWQVESRTRVSHTGAWLGARTAIVRDTEAKVCLVVLDNSTNKKKYKIMNKLEDELLE, encoded by the coding sequence ATGAAAAACAGACTATTAAGAAACAGCTTAGGTTTGCTACTAGCGCTTGGTGTGCTTGCCCTCATTACTACTTATGGTGCTTCGTCGTTTACCCCAACTACCCTTGACAATAAAATAAAAGCCATAGATCGTTGGCTCGCAGAACAGCATAAAAATGGAGCATTCAATGGTACAGTATTGATTGTTCAAAAAGGCAAAACCTTATTAATGAAAGGTTATGGTTACACCGACTATCATAGAAATAAAAAGTTAACCCATCAGTCTTCGTTACGTTTAGCATCAGTATCCAAGCAGTTTACTGCAGCTGGCATTATGCGGCTACACCAAAAAGGTTTACTAGAGTATGATGACCCCTTAAGCAGGTACTTCAAAAAATTTCCTTACCCAAAAGTTACAGTGCGTCAGTTGCTTACGCATACTTCAGGCATTCCAGATGTATATATGAAGTTGGCAGACGAGCACAACGACATGGTAGGTGAGGTGCTGAGCATTCAGGAGGTAGTACAACTCTTGACTGCCTTCCCTAATAAAAATAAAGCTTATAAACCCAACGCTCGTTTCCAATACTCTAATACAGGTTATGTGTTGCTTGCGGCGGTTATTGAAAAAGTATCAGGAGAATCGTTTGAAGCTTACATGAAAAAAGAGCTGTTTGACCCACTAAAAATGAAAAATACAAGGGTCTGGAATTTATTCTCAGCACAAAAAACATTTGCTAATAAAACTACAGGTTTTTGGTATACCAAAGGTAAATATCATCAGCACGCTCCTTCGTTTTTAGATGGGGTAGCAGGCGATGGTGGAGTATTTTCAAGCGTAGAGGACTTTGTGATATGGGATAAGTTTTGGTATGGTAATTCACTTATTTCGCCCCAAAACCTAAAAGAAGCTTTTAAACCTGTAAAACTCGACAATGGAAAAATATCAAAGTATGGTTTTGGTTGGCAGGTAGAGAGTCGCACCAGGGTGTCGCACACTGGTGCGTGGCTAGGAGCAAGAACTGCCATTGTGCGCGATACCGAAGCCAAGGTGTGCTTGGTAGTGCTGGACAACTCCACCAATAAAAAAAAGTATAAGATAATGAACAAGCTGGAAGATGAATTACTGGAGTAA
- a CDS encoding helix-turn-helix domain-containing protein: protein MFETILLIFGAVQGFMVAVMLFTLKQNRSGNSYLALFILVLASQLIMALAGVPNARPPYLLGKVSFESFFLLGPLMYGYVNNITQKRFILSPRLLMHFAPFFFLLLLRVLLYSSLQNSWLATVFVVGERQACLWGLLQLLSVWVYMYLSYRVVQQHQARVTESYTGTYMTRLTWLLKVILATAFVQLLLIIDTKLVLLHYKTWAFLLHPIFIFFILSVLTYWIAYKAYAQPNMFRLMLGEESSPVRVKKEPNKVLRDELSAQESEALKDQLLAMMDNEQPYVDSKLTLTKLAEQLSLTPKVLVAMIEQQFSESFQDFIDRYRVAYAKELLANPSKNHVPITNIGFSAGFNSLKNFQKTFQKATETSPTEYRESAQLE from the coding sequence ATGTTTGAAACAATTCTACTTATTTTTGGGGCAGTACAAGGCTTTATGGTAGCAGTAATGCTATTTACACTTAAACAAAACAGGTCAGGTAATTCTTATCTTGCTTTGTTTATATTAGTGCTTGCCAGCCAGTTAATTATGGCTTTGGCAGGAGTGCCCAACGCCCGACCCCCATATTTGCTTGGGAAGGTTTCTTTTGAGTCGTTTTTTTTGTTGGGCCCTTTGATGTATGGATATGTAAATAATATTACTCAGAAGCGGTTTATACTTTCTCCACGCTTACTTATGCATTTTGCGCCATTTTTCTTTCTTTTATTGCTAAGAGTACTGCTCTATAGTAGTTTGCAAAACTCTTGGCTGGCTACAGTGTTTGTAGTAGGAGAGCGGCAGGCTTGTTTGTGGGGTTTATTACAGTTGTTGAGCGTATGGGTATATATGTACCTGAGCTATCGGGTAGTACAACAACATCAGGCAAGAGTCACTGAGTCTTACACAGGCACTTATATGACCAGGCTCACTTGGTTGCTCAAGGTGATATTGGCTACTGCGTTTGTACAACTATTGCTCATTATAGACACCAAGTTGGTATTGTTACATTACAAGACTTGGGCGTTTCTCTTACACCCCATATTTATTTTTTTTATTTTGAGCGTACTTACTTACTGGATTGCGTACAAAGCATACGCTCAACCCAATATGTTTAGGCTTATGTTGGGAGAAGAATCTTCTCCAGTAAGGGTAAAAAAAGAGCCAAATAAGGTTTTAAGAGATGAGTTATCAGCGCAGGAATCAGAGGCGTTAAAAGATCAATTACTGGCTATGATGGACAACGAACAACCTTATGTAGATAGTAAACTTACACTCACAAAACTTGCGGAGCAATTATCATTAACACCAAAAGTATTGGTGGCAATGATAGAGCAACAGTTTTCAGAAAGTTTTCAGGACTTTATAGACAGGTACCGAGTGGCTTATGCCAAAGAATTACTTGCTAACCCTTCAAAAAATCATGTGCCCATTACCAATATAGGTTTTAGTGCAGGATTTAATTCGTTGAAGAATTTTCAAAAAACTTTCCAAAAAGCCACCGAAACTTCACCTACAGAATACCGGGAGTCTGCTCAGCTTGAGTAG